In Vibrio sp. 10N, the following proteins share a genomic window:
- a CDS encoding long-chain-fatty-acid--CoA ligase: protein MKGQMMNVPLTITEIMRHADKVNGDTEVVSVTYDNPRHKYTLNDAFKRTRQLANALQSLGLEKGQRIATFAWNDYRHLELYYAISCSGGVLHTVNPRLFPEQIEYIVNHAEDTIVFFDPIFAPLIEKLQHKFPTVTHYVALCDKAHLPSADIANLTDYESLIEGQSDQFDWPQLAEDDASSLCYTSGTTGHPKGVLYSHRSTVLHSLGSALPDAFSLSIDETVMPIVPMFHVNGWGLAYSAPMTGTKLVMPGPKMADGEVLSDLINSEGVTMTAGVPVVWLMLLEHLKNNDIQVPTLDRIVVGGSACPEVLINEFDQMFNVSVQHAWGMTEMSPLGTFNKLKPSLKQQSEKEQMNYKLKQGRIVFGVDMRIEDWQGQEVEWDGHQFGAVKVRGPWIASGYYKQGESLDSNGYFDTGDVASVDPHGYMLITDRSKDVIKSGGEWISSIELENVAVGHPDVKEAAVIGVPHKKWGERPLLIAVTHDVEISAEELLEHFEGKVAKFCIPDAVEFIKELPHTATGKLSKKDLRSKYADYVLG from the coding sequence ATGAAAGGTCAAATGATGAACGTCCCTCTCACCATTACCGAAATCATGCGCCATGCTGATAAAGTGAACGGTGATACTGAAGTTGTCTCAGTGACTTATGACAATCCTCGACACAAATACACCCTTAACGACGCCTTTAAGAGAACCCGCCAACTTGCCAATGCCCTACAATCACTTGGTTTAGAAAAAGGCCAGCGAATCGCGACCTTTGCCTGGAACGACTATCGCCACCTTGAGCTTTATTATGCTATTTCTTGCTCAGGAGGCGTGTTGCACACTGTTAACCCACGATTATTCCCGGAGCAAATTGAGTACATCGTCAATCATGCCGAAGATACTATCGTGTTCTTTGATCCTATTTTTGCGCCCCTGATAGAGAAGCTGCAGCATAAGTTTCCTACGGTGACCCACTATGTCGCCCTGTGTGATAAAGCACACCTGCCCTCGGCTGATATTGCTAACCTAACGGATTATGAGTCATTAATTGAGGGCCAAAGCGATCAATTTGACTGGCCGCAACTTGCCGAAGACGATGCAAGTTCTCTGTGCTATACCTCAGGTACAACTGGCCATCCAAAGGGCGTGCTGTATTCACATCGCTCCACCGTACTCCACTCTTTGGGCAGTGCATTACCCGATGCCTTCTCACTGTCCATCGACGAAACTGTCATGCCGATCGTACCTATGTTTCATGTGAATGGCTGGGGCCTCGCATACAGTGCGCCTATGACTGGTACCAAACTCGTGATGCCAGGGCCAAAGATGGCCGATGGTGAAGTGTTAAGCGATCTGATTAATAGCGAGGGTGTCACCATGACAGCCGGGGTGCCAGTCGTGTGGCTAATGCTACTAGAGCATCTAAAAAACAACGATATTCAGGTACCGACACTCGATCGCATCGTCGTCGGTGGTTCAGCATGCCCGGAAGTGCTGATTAATGAGTTTGACCAGATGTTTAACGTTTCGGTACAGCATGCCTGGGGAATGACCGAAATGAGCCCGCTTGGCACTTTCAACAAACTCAAACCAAGCCTCAAACAACAATCCGAAAAAGAGCAAATGAACTACAAGCTGAAACAAGGTCGTATTGTTTTTGGTGTCGATATGCGAATCGAAGATTGGCAAGGTCAGGAAGTTGAGTGGGATGGTCATCAATTTGGTGCCGTGAAAGTCAGAGGTCCTTGGATCGCCTCCGGCTATTACAAGCAAGGAGAATCACTCGACAGCAACGGTTACTTCGATACCGGAGATGTAGCCAGTGTCGACCCACACGGCTATATGCTCATTACCGATCGCTCTAAGGATGTGATTAAATCTGGTGGGGAATGGATTAGCTCGATTGAGCTTGAAAACGTCGCCGTTGGTCATCCTGACGTCAAAGAAGCTGCAGTAATTGGTGTCCCTCACAAGAAGTGGGGCGAACGACCGCTGCTCATTGCTGTGACTCACGATGTCGAGATCTCTGCCGAAGAGCTGCTTGAGCACTTCGAAGGTAAAGTCGCTAAATTCTGCATCCCAGATGCCGTTGAGTTCATTAAAGAACTGCCTCACACAGCAACAGGAAAGCTAAGTAAAAAAGATCTACGCAGCAAATACGCAGATTATGTATTAGGTTAA
- a CDS encoding YfcL family protein, with translation MIIEYEEKLLETIDSRITQASDDELFAGGYLRGHISLSAASCEEDGIADIGEFKTRIQASLDEAKSELSPADRVIVHDLWTELQAII, from the coding sequence ATGATTATTGAATACGAAGAAAAACTACTAGAAACCATTGATTCTCGAATTACTCAAGCTTCGGATGATGAGCTGTTCGCTGGTGGTTACTTACGCGGTCACATTTCACTGTCTGCGGCATCGTGTGAAGAAGATGGCATTGCCGATATTGGTGAGTTTAAAACCCGCATCCAAGCAAGCCTTGATGAAGCCAAGTCAGAGCTGAGTCCAGCAGATCGCGTTATCGTTCATGACTTGTGGACCGAGTTACAGGCTATTATCTAG
- the oppB gene encoding oligopeptide ABC transporter permease OppB, whose protein sequence is MFKFIMKRIFEAIPTLLVLITVSFFLMRFAPGNPFSSERPLPPEVMANINAKYGLDKPVFEQYTTYLTNILQGDFGPSFKYKDFTVNELVSNALPVSAKVGFLAFIFTVIMGVSVGTIAALRQNSWLDYGVMATAMLGVVMPSFVLAPVLIYIFSINLGWLPAGGWNDGSFKYMALPIIGMSLLYVATFARITRGSMIETLNSNFIRTARAKGLSYRYIILKHALKPALLPVVSYMGPAFVGIITGSVVIETIFGLPGIGKLFVNAAFNRDYSLVMGITILIGFLFILFNAVVDILLAMIDPKIRY, encoded by the coding sequence ATGTTTAAATTCATTATGAAACGGATTTTTGAAGCAATACCAACGCTATTGGTATTGATCACCGTATCTTTTTTCCTGATGCGTTTTGCACCGGGTAACCCTTTTTCAAGCGAACGTCCGCTACCTCCAGAGGTAATGGCGAACATCAACGCAAAATATGGCCTAGATAAGCCGGTGTTTGAGCAATACACCACTTACCTAACCAACATCTTGCAAGGTGACTTCGGTCCTTCTTTTAAATACAAAGACTTCACTGTAAATGAGCTGGTATCCAATGCACTGCCAGTATCAGCAAAAGTGGGTTTCCTCGCGTTCATCTTCACCGTGATTATGGGGGTGAGTGTTGGAACCATTGCCGCATTGCGGCAAAACAGTTGGCTCGATTATGGAGTCATGGCCACCGCCATGCTCGGGGTGGTTATGCCCTCATTCGTACTCGCGCCGGTACTGATTTACATCTTCTCTATTAACCTTGGTTGGCTCCCAGCTGGTGGCTGGAATGACGGCTCATTTAAATACATGGCGCTGCCGATCATTGGTATGTCTCTGCTCTACGTGGCTACGTTTGCTCGTATTACCCGTGGTAGCATGATTGAAACGCTCAACAGTAACTTTATTCGTACCGCTCGTGCGAAAGGTTTGAGCTACCGCTACATCATTCTTAAGCACGCGCTTAAGCCAGCTCTACTGCCAGTGGTATCGTACATGGGACCTGCATTTGTAGGTATCATTACCGGTTCGGTGGTTATCGAGACCATCTTCGGTCTACCTGGTATCGGTAAGCTGTTTGTTAACGCAGCCTTTAACCGTGACTATTCGTTAGTAATGGGTATCACCATTTTGATTGGTTTCCTATTCATTCTGTTCAACGCAGTCGTGGACATCTTGCTTGCCATGATTGACCCGAAAATTCGTTACTAA
- a CDS encoding ABC transporter substrate-binding protein produces the protein MYKNKITRAILVGAGMSLALVGCGEKPEEKQTQQPAPAAVENTSEVKLAAVQELVRGNGTEVASIDPHKTEGVPESHVIRDLLEGLVNQDADGNTIPGVAESWETTDNTKFTFHLRKDAKWSNGDPVTAQDFVYSFKRAVDPNTASPYSWYLEMTTMENAADIIAGNKDKETLGVTATDDHTLVVQLEQAVPYFVKMMGHTTVKPVHQATVEKFGDQWTKPENFVGNGAFVLDKWVVNERIELKPNAQYWDNANTKLTKVTFLPIENQVSEMNRFLSGEIQITNELPIEHFKRLQKEHPESVNVKGNLCSYYYGFNNQKAPFDDVRVRKALSYTIDRDVVANAIMGQGQKPAYFLTPEITAGFNPALPAYGNMTQQERIAEAKKLLAEAGFDEGNPLNFTLLYNTSENHKKVATAIQSMWKKDLGVNVTLENQEWKTYLDTRRQGDFDVTRAGWCGDYNEASSFLSLMQSNNSSNDPKYHSEEYDAVMAKAMAATSDEEREALYIEAEKLLARDMPIAPIYQYVTSRLVSPKVGGYAVNNAEDKLFSKDMYIVE, from the coding sequence ATGTATAAGAATAAGATCACGCGAGCGATACTTGTAGGCGCAGGTATGTCGCTAGCGCTAGTAGGTTGTGGCGAAAAGCCAGAGGAAAAACAAACTCAACAACCTGCACCGGCTGCAGTGGAAAATACATCAGAAGTTAAATTGGCGGCTGTTCAGGAACTGGTTCGTGGTAACGGTACTGAAGTTGCGTCGATTGACCCTCACAAAACTGAAGGTGTTCCAGAGTCTCACGTAATCCGTGACCTTCTAGAAGGCCTTGTAAACCAAGATGCAGACGGTAACACTATCCCTGGTGTTGCAGAGTCTTGGGAAACGACAGACAACACTAAGTTCACTTTCCACCTTCGCAAAGACGCTAAATGGTCTAACGGCGACCCGGTTACTGCTCAAGATTTCGTTTACAGTTTCAAGCGTGCAGTAGATCCAAACACAGCATCTCCATACTCGTGGTACCTAGAAATGACCACAATGGAAAATGCGGCTGACATCATCGCTGGTAACAAAGACAAAGAAACACTTGGTGTGACTGCGACTGATGACCACACTCTTGTTGTACAACTAGAGCAAGCGGTACCTTACTTCGTTAAGATGATGGGTCACACAACCGTTAAGCCAGTACACCAAGCAACGGTTGAGAAGTTTGGCGATCAGTGGACTAAACCAGAAAACTTTGTTGGTAACGGTGCATTCGTTCTAGACAAGTGGGTAGTTAACGAGCGTATCGAGCTTAAGCCAAACGCACAGTACTGGGATAATGCTAACACTAAGCTAACCAAAGTAACGTTCCTACCGATCGAAAACCAAGTTTCGGAAATGAACCGTTTCCTATCTGGTGAAATTCAGATCACAAACGAACTGCCGATTGAGCACTTTAAACGTCTTCAGAAAGAGCACCCAGAATCGGTTAACGTGAAAGGTAACCTGTGTTCTTACTACTATGGTTTCAACAACCAAAAAGCACCTTTTGACGATGTTCGCGTTCGTAAAGCACTCTCTTACACTATCGACCGTGACGTAGTTGCTAATGCAATCATGGGTCAAGGTCAAAAGCCAGCTTACTTCCTAACGCCAGAAATCACTGCGGGCTTCAACCCAGCACTTCCAGCGTACGGCAACATGACTCAACAAGAGCGTATTGCTGAAGCGAAGAAGCTTCTTGCTGAAGCAGGTTTCGATGAGGGCAACCCTCTAAACTTCACACTGCTATACAACACGTCTGAAAACCACAAGAAAGTAGCAACTGCTATCCAATCTATGTGGAAGAAAGACCTAGGTGTTAACGTTACTCTAGAAAACCAAGAGTGGAAAACGTACCTAGATACTCGCCGTCAAGGTGACTTCGACGTGACTCGTGCTGGTTGGTGTGGTGACTACAACGAAGCTTCAAGCTTCCTGTCACTAATGCAATCTAACAACAGCTCAAACGATCCTAAGTACCACAGCGAAGAGTACGATGCGGTAATGGCGAAAGCAATGGCTGCAACTAGCGACGAAGAGCGCGAAGCGCTATACATCGAAGCTGAAAAACTGCTAGCGCGCGATATGCCAATCGCACCAATCTATCAGTACGTTACATCTCGTCTAGTATCACCTAAAGTCGGTGGCTACGCGGTGAACAACGCTGAAGATAAGCTGTTCTCTAAAGATATGTACATCGTAGAGTAA
- a CDS encoding helix-turn-helix transcriptional regulator, whose product MSQSTTMTEQAAVWTEFNRHYPRLIASIGDATFLQRLSELTTAIVGYDSLVVMSFDGDKAPVVLYNDTNFFEDHALDKEFMSTLGLDPFYQLIRRGVKEGVFRLDEIAPDEFYSSDYYHKIYKQTGLQQELGVIASCGDKLRLVLSIGLRNRASVDVDEVQVVSGFYELITAAICKHFEVGHPDQRTIGHQLNDIFSNFGKDFLSERECQVTQLVLQGYSTKAIAPLLEVSTETVKVYRKRIHNKLKISSQSELFSLFLEAASTVPADSNIDPLTLYFGGKSVH is encoded by the coding sequence ATGTCTCAATCTACGACAATGACGGAACAAGCGGCTGTGTGGACTGAGTTCAACCGCCACTATCCACGCTTAATTGCATCCATCGGCGATGCAACTTTCTTGCAGCGCTTATCTGAGCTTACAACAGCGATCGTCGGCTATGACAGTTTAGTTGTGATGAGTTTTGATGGCGATAAAGCACCGGTTGTACTCTATAACGACACTAACTTCTTTGAAGACCACGCGTTAGATAAAGAGTTCATGAGCACGTTAGGGTTGGATCCGTTTTATCAACTGATCCGCCGAGGGGTAAAAGAAGGGGTGTTCCGCCTTGATGAGATTGCACCCGATGAGTTCTACAGTAGCGATTACTACCACAAGATCTACAAGCAAACGGGTTTACAGCAAGAACTCGGAGTGATTGCAAGCTGTGGCGATAAGCTTCGTTTGGTGTTGTCTATTGGGTTGCGTAACAGAGCGTCAGTGGATGTGGATGAAGTACAGGTCGTCAGCGGATTCTACGAGTTGATTACTGCCGCGATTTGCAAGCATTTTGAAGTTGGGCACCCAGATCAGCGCACGATAGGTCATCAACTGAATGACATCTTCAGTAACTTTGGGAAAGACTTTTTGAGTGAACGTGAATGTCAGGTGACTCAATTGGTGCTGCAAGGGTACTCTACTAAGGCGATTGCACCTTTGTTAGAAGTATCGACTGAAACCGTCAAGGTATACCGCAAGCGAATCCACAATAAGTTAAAAATATCTTCCCAATCGGAACTGTTTTCTCTGTTCTTGGAGGCGGCCTCAACGGTACCTGCGGACAGTAATATTGACCCTTTAACCCTGTATTTTGGGGGTAAGAGCGTACATTGA
- a CDS encoding NADPH-dependent FMN reductase encodes MKVIAFGASTSSTSINKALATYAASLIEGADVEVLDLTQFDVPLFSEDKEKEIGQTEGAKAFLDAIATADALVISYAEHNGHHPAAYKNLFDWATRIDREVFKGIPAVYLATSPGPGGAANVLAAATNSAPYFGGNVKASVSVPSFYDVFDLEAGKLTDAALIDKVQSAIEQL; translated from the coding sequence ATGAAAGTTATTGCATTTGGCGCGAGCACCAGCAGTACTTCTATCAATAAAGCTCTAGCGACGTACGCGGCCAGTTTAATTGAAGGCGCTGATGTTGAGGTGCTCGATCTGACTCAGTTTGACGTGCCACTTTTTTCTGAAGATAAAGAGAAAGAAATTGGCCAGACAGAAGGTGCAAAAGCGTTTCTGGATGCGATTGCAACCGCGGATGCACTCGTTATTTCCTATGCTGAGCACAACGGACACCACCCAGCGGCTTACAAGAATTTGTTTGATTGGGCAACGCGTATTGACCGTGAAGTCTTCAAAGGCATTCCTGCGGTGTATCTTGCTACCTCACCTGGGCCGGGCGGTGCAGCGAATGTGCTTGCAGCGGCAACCAACTCTGCCCCTTATTTTGGCGGAAACGTGAAAGCGAGTGTTTCCGTACCAAGCTTTTATGATGTGTTCGACTTAGAGGCAGGCAAACTGACGGATGCCGCGTTGATTGATAAGGTTCAATCAGCAATCGAACAGCTATAA
- a CDS encoding elongation factor P hydroxylase produces the protein MHHEYQDLITIFNQTFFGDYRTKLELGGDEPIYLPADDKVDYHRIVFARGFYASALHEIAHWCVAGPQRRLLEDFGYWYQPDGRTQEVQSEFEKVEIRPQAYEWILSASAGFPFTVSCDNLSGDFEPDRVGFMQKVRAEVLSILEAGIPLRVKMLSEALRAFYNTPELSHNTFVVR, from the coding sequence ATGCACCACGAGTATCAAGATCTCATCACTATTTTCAATCAAACTTTCTTTGGTGACTATCGCACCAAACTTGAGTTGGGTGGCGACGAGCCTATTTATCTGCCTGCTGATGATAAGGTGGACTATCATCGAATTGTTTTTGCCAGAGGTTTTTACGCGTCTGCGCTGCATGAAATAGCTCACTGGTGTGTCGCAGGGCCACAACGCAGACTGCTGGAAGATTTTGGCTATTGGTATCAGCCAGATGGACGCACCCAAGAAGTTCAAAGTGAGTTTGAGAAAGTTGAAATTCGCCCACAAGCCTATGAGTGGATACTCTCAGCCAGCGCTGGTTTCCCGTTTACGGTCAGTTGCGATAACCTGAGCGGCGACTTTGAGCCTGACCGAGTGGGTTTTATGCAAAAGGTACGCGCTGAGGTGCTGAGCATTTTAGAGGCGGGCATTCCGCTTCGCGTTAAGATGTTGTCTGAAGCGTTACGCGCCTTTTACAACACACCTGAGCTTTCTCACAATACATTCGTGGTTCGCTAG
- a CDS encoding Gfo/Idh/MocA family protein, with protein MLQLAIIGTNWISEKFARAALQSEQFVIRGTYSRTIEKAQAFGEPLGATLFFDTLAELAASTEIDAVYIASPNSLHCAQAIQMMEAGKHVICEKPLASNLAEIESMFEVAKANNVILMEAFKTAYLPNFIEAKKALANIGKLHKAHLTYCQYSSRYQKYLDGENPNTFNPEFSNGSIMDIGFYSVAAAVELFGTPSQIQASAHLLESGVDAHGSVLLRYSEFDVTLSHSKVSNSYSTSEIQGEQGSLLLPDFSECLGFDLYARNGERTHFETEQVENSMMYEAKAFASMILAGAMNEQATKRSLTIAHIITEVRRQTGVVFPADKL; from the coding sequence ATGCTTCAGCTTGCAATCATCGGAACCAACTGGATAAGCGAGAAATTTGCTCGCGCAGCACTGCAAAGTGAGCAGTTCGTTATTCGAGGGACTTATTCACGTACTATAGAAAAAGCACAAGCATTTGGTGAGCCACTCGGTGCGACGCTATTTTTTGACACACTAGCAGAACTGGCAGCGTCGACAGAAATTGATGCGGTCTACATCGCTTCTCCAAACAGTCTGCACTGTGCACAAGCGATTCAAATGATGGAAGCGGGCAAGCATGTGATTTGTGAAAAACCGTTGGCATCGAATCTTGCTGAAATTGAATCTATGTTCGAGGTCGCTAAGGCAAACAATGTGATTTTGATGGAAGCCTTTAAAACCGCTTATCTTCCTAATTTTATCGAAGCCAAAAAAGCGCTAGCCAACATAGGTAAGCTGCATAAAGCTCACTTAACGTATTGCCAGTACTCTTCTCGTTATCAAAAATACCTAGATGGTGAAAACCCAAACACCTTTAACCCGGAGTTTTCAAATGGCTCAATCATGGATATTGGTTTTTACTCCGTCGCAGCCGCAGTGGAACTGTTTGGTACACCGAGCCAAATTCAAGCAAGCGCTCATTTGTTGGAGTCGGGTGTTGACGCTCACGGCAGCGTACTACTTCGCTATTCAGAATTTGATGTCACCTTAAGTCATTCGAAAGTGAGTAACAGTTATTCAACGAGTGAGATCCAAGGGGAACAGGGTAGTCTGCTACTTCCTGATTTTTCGGAGTGTTTAGGCTTTGACTTGTATGCTCGAAATGGCGAACGCACTCATTTTGAAACTGAGCAAGTTGAGAACAGCATGATGTATGAAGCTAAGGCTTTTGCATCGATGATTTTAGCGGGAGCTATGAACGAACAGGCGACAAAGCGCTCGCTCACGATTGCTCATATCATTACTGAAGTGCGCCGTCAGACTGGAGTGGTATTTCCGGCAGATAAGCTGTAG
- a CDS encoding trimeric intracellular cation channel family protein: MLLTVLYIIGITAEAMTGALSAGRRNMDWFGVMLVASATAIGGGTVRDILLGHYPLGWVKHPEFLAITCLAGILTTGLAKWIIKFKGVFLRLDALGLVVFTIIGTNVGLSMGLHPFICVVSGLVTGVFGGLLRDLICRQTPLVLHQELYASISVVAACLYLALLEYGLSTLSTTVITLVIGYTLRMAAVRFKWRLPSFQLDSEEAVH, translated from the coding sequence ATGTTGCTCACTGTCTTATACATCATCGGCATCACGGCAGAAGCGATGACTGGCGCGCTTAGTGCGGGCCGACGCAACATGGATTGGTTTGGTGTCATGCTCGTTGCCAGTGCGACCGCGATTGGTGGCGGTACGGTTCGTGATATCTTACTTGGCCACTATCCACTAGGATGGGTAAAACATCCTGAGTTTTTGGCCATTACTTGCCTTGCTGGGATCCTGACAACGGGACTGGCAAAATGGATTATTAAATTTAAAGGTGTGTTCCTAAGACTCGATGCACTTGGTTTAGTGGTGTTTACCATTATCGGCACCAATGTAGGACTGAGTATGGGCTTACACCCATTCATTTGTGTGGTATCTGGTCTCGTCACTGGCGTCTTTGGTGGCTTACTGCGTGACTTGATCTGTCGCCAAACGCCGTTGGTGCTTCATCAGGAGCTATATGCGTCTATTTCTGTTGTCGCAGCCTGCCTATATTTGGCGCTGCTTGAATACGGATTGTCAACGCTGTCTACCACCGTAATCACATTGGTGATCGGCTATACATTGCGTATGGCAGCGGTACGTTTTAAATGGCGTTTACCTTCATTCCAACTAGACAGTGAAGAAGCAGTGCACTAA
- a CDS encoding MFS transporter, whose protein sequence is MLNTFISPTRTIDSKALIIAAMMLVMFAPNAFNFLPFMLGGAAEAMALDDAQIESIAMYELLATALSSLLFSLLLIRRVNWRYIGYIAAIALIAGNYMSMTAQDFDSFITSRLIAGSGQGIGYSLGLVGMSVTRHPGRNFGYMIAALNIWLITWFILIPELMAEYGLNALYQFFMFASALCLVAFWFYPDNGRVEKDQEISSTHGDNVDKKKYVVPMIWVGGAFLVYSLSLGIIYPYIEIIGADMQASTEDVGLVLAVGSVMAVVGGILTAVVDKKYSHTTIIVSLSVINAAVCFGMASTNDTTSFLGFSAFYIMLWNMMYARYYTALATTDKSGYFSSYGPEIGTVGLAAGPIVAQAATATGDFQGQVGVGAVCIAIATVMVFIGLGKSKLIDRGVANENSSEQQKA, encoded by the coding sequence ATGCTAAACACCTTTATAAGCCCAACAAGGACGATTGATTCCAAGGCACTTATTATCGCCGCTATGATGCTGGTAATGTTTGCCCCCAATGCGTTCAACTTTTTACCTTTTATGCTTGGCGGCGCAGCCGAAGCCATGGCCCTCGATGATGCTCAAATTGAAAGCATTGCCATGTATGAACTGCTCGCTACTGCCCTCTCTTCACTACTTTTCTCATTACTGCTGATTCGCCGCGTAAACTGGCGCTACATTGGCTACATTGCGGCTATCGCGCTGATTGCCGGTAACTATATGAGTATGACCGCTCAAGATTTTGATAGCTTCATTACCAGCCGCCTCATCGCTGGTAGCGGACAGGGTATCGGCTACTCACTAGGTCTCGTTGGTATGAGTGTAACCAGACACCCAGGACGTAACTTTGGCTACATGATCGCCGCACTTAACATCTGGCTAATCACTTGGTTCATTTTGATCCCAGAGTTAATGGCAGAGTATGGTCTTAATGCCCTTTATCAATTCTTCATGTTTGCTTCTGCGTTGTGTCTGGTTGCTTTCTGGTTCTATCCTGACAACGGCCGAGTAGAGAAAGACCAAGAAATCTCTTCGACCCATGGCGACAATGTGGACAAAAAGAAATATGTCGTACCTATGATTTGGGTAGGTGGCGCATTTTTGGTATACAGCTTAAGCCTTGGCATTATCTATCCTTATATCGAGATCATCGGTGCTGACATGCAAGCATCAACGGAAGATGTCGGCCTAGTGTTAGCGGTAGGCTCAGTAATGGCAGTTGTAGGGGGTATTCTTACTGCTGTCGTGGACAAAAAATACAGCCACACAACGATCATTGTCTCACTTAGTGTCATCAACGCTGCGGTGTGCTTTGGTATGGCAAGCACCAATGACACGACGTCATTCCTCGGCTTCTCAGCATTCTATATTATGCTTTGGAACATGATGTACGCTCGCTACTACACCGCACTTGCCACCACCGATAAGTCTGGATATTTCAGCTCATACGGCCCAGAAATTGGTACTGTGGGTCTGGCGGCGGGTCCTATTGTCGCACAAGCGGCGACAGCGACGGGCGACTTCCAAGGTCAAGTTGGTGTGGGGGCGGTATGTATCGCAATCGCAACGGTGATGGTATTCATTGGCTTAGGTAAGTCCAAACTGATTGACCGTGGTGTTGCTAACGAAAACAGCTCTGAACAGCAAAAGGCTTAG